Part of the Candoia aspera isolate rCanAsp1 chromosome 1, rCanAsp1.hap2, whole genome shotgun sequence genome, CAAAGTTATCCAGTGGACTTCCTCACCAGGTTGTGTGAAGTAAAACTGaaagaatcatagggttggaactGAACTTGAAGGTCTTCTGGTCTGGCCTAGGCCGGGAATCCTCAAACCATCcaggcaaatggctgtccaacctttgcttgaaaatctccagtgatggagcccccgTGACGCCAggagcaggctgttccactgcctaATGGCTTTCATGGTCAGGagattcctccttattttgagtttgggtCTCCCTTTGTAAAACCTCCACTCGTTAGTTCTCCTACCCTTAGGagttatggagaataaatccccACCCTCTTTCCTGGGACAGCTCTTTAAGTATTGGGAGACTGCTGTggtgtctccccttagccttctcttctaaTCATACCTAATTCCTTTAAttgctcttcataggatttagcctccaagaccctcaccatctttgtcacTCCTCCCAGTTCCTCAGCGTTCTTTTTTCATTAGGGCATTGTTTCtgaactttggcaactttaagatgtgtggactccaacttccagaattccctagccagttatgctggctggggaattctgggagttaaagcccaCACATCTTGGAAATGCTAAGGCTGAGGAAATCTGCATTAGGGCAACTAGAGCTCGATCCAGTGCTACGAATACTGTGTTCACTGTCATGTGTTTCTAGAGGAAATACAGAATGTACATCTTAATAATAATGAAGATTGGAAAAAAGAGGTACAGTGCTCCAGAGCTTGCTAATCTTCCCTTGAAAACACTCCATCGGCTGCATATTTTTTCCAGCTTGCCCCAAACTGAAAATAAACTCAACAAAGGAAAGAGCAGTTTGGAATTGGGTGCCTTTTATCAAAAGATAAGCTACATGTGGGAAAGGCTGAACATCTCTCCATATCTCTCAAACGTCACTGTAACTCTGGATTTGTACGTAATGCTAAACCATTATTTGTTCAAATGTGGTTTATTGACCAAACTATAATCATATAACACATTGAGACATAAATCTTAGTTTATAAATCAGAGCTGAGTGAGCCACTTTTGGGCTTAATGTGGTACAGTGTGTTAGTTTGCATGCATTTATAGCGATTAGTCAGCTGTGAGTTAGTAAACACATATAGCAAGCGAAGTCTTTTAAAATCTTCtctttgaaaaaataattaatttccaATCCTTTCCTTTATCTTGCCTCCATTAACGTAATCAGGTAAAAGCATCTCTTTATGGAGCCACCAATTAAGTGGCTGATGCGCACAGCCCTGTGTGATCCAGATGTAGCATTTGCCTTGATCGCTGCAGATGGTAAATGAGGGGAACTGGAAATTAGTTTATGTTATGTATTTATATGTCTCTTAGATCTGGAATGATTTTATGAACCGATCAGGGGAAGAACAAGAGCGAGTCCTTCTGTATTTAGAAGAGGAGGCTTCAAAAAAACCGAAAAATAAATTGCCTGACAAAGCTGAGATCAAGTGGAAAGGTATGGAAAGAGAGTGGGGGGATATTCTGGCCAAAAAGGAGTCTGTCTTCCTTCAGTGTGGTTTAAAGCACCGGACGTAAATCAGGGAGCTTGTCTTGCTGGCTAAGAATGGAACATCCATATCCGGAAGCAGTCTACCTTTGAAAACCAATCCAACGGTTGGAACTTGTAGGTTTCCAAAATGCATGGGCTTTGCCTGTGGGAGGAAAGGGAATGAGATATTCTTCTAGGGTTGTTTGGTGTATTTTCTGTGACTTTTCCGTCTCTTCTTCCCTACTGTTACAGAGCATCCTCCATTTGCACCTAAGGACTGTTTTCAGCGCATCAGCCGACGCTTACGAACAACCCTGAAACGGAGTCGGATTCCCATGGTATGTTCCGTAGGCAGCAACGGAATGGCTTATATTTAGGGCTCGTTTCCAAGCCTGGTTTGCTTGCAAAGTCGTAAGTGAACTACTGTCCTTGCTTGGCAAGTAAACTTCTGATTCTAGCCCATAAATGCATAGCAATTCCTACCTGGCCCTTCTTATCTCTTCCCCAATGAGTTTATCACTATATAAGAATGTCCTGCATGTCTGGGAAGATCGTGGGACGGGATGGCAGACGCTGCTGAGCTGCAACGTCTTGtcacctttatttttgttttgtttttattgcgcaaattgctattttattttacctttgccACCAACGTGTGAGGTAGACATGTAAAATGCACACATGCGTATTACAGAGGGGGAAGCTGAGGTTGAAAGCAAGCTCACTTTAGGGGCCTCTTGTGAGTTGGTAGCGTAAATGAGATCTGATCTGGAGGGATTCTGAACCACTCTGTTGCAGCAGTAAATATTTGAGTAGGCTAAGTATGTTGCTGTTCCCTGCTGTAGATGTACAGATGTAGATCAgaatttttcaaccttggcaactttgagatgtgtggacttcaactcccagaattccccagccaccatggctggctagggaattctgggagttgaagtccacacatcttaatgtaggcaaggttgaaaaacactgatgtagatgtTGCCTGTTGTAGACAGAAAGATGTAGCTTGTTGCTTATTTTACAGGAGACCCTGGAAGGCTTGGAGGAGGAGTTGCTGGCCTTTTTCTCCACTAACCCTCACGCTGTCTATACAGCCATGATGGACAATAGGTAACCAAAgcgcctgtcatgagtaaggatggccagcagggggctcccttccagactgttaagcgcatgcgtagcactgaggaattggtgagccattccaagaggcacagattgggaccgccttaacctgcggggtttatatggctgggtttttcccacgcttgttcagtttgttaggattactgttatgtattagcaaataaacattagagaacagttgcctgtctcagagtgtttcctgggagtcaggacagcgCCCCTATTGCTGACTGCTGTTCTCAGCAATGTCTAGAGTGGTGTTTGGCACACAAAGCTTGACCATACCCTCAACTGGTGGATGTTGAGCACCTGTTAGGATGTTCTCCTCAAATGGCTGCCGTGGGAGTTTACAAAAATGGCAACTAGGATAGGCCTAATCAGTCACCAAGGCCGCCTCTGATTCCATAGAATGTTCTTTATCTCCCCAgctaacttctttttcttttaattttctgggCAATTCTGCATCAGCCcaggttttgttttcatttactgAGCCTGCCTGTGGCATCTAGAgatgtttttataaataaagatGTTGCTAGAGGCCTGGCTCTTTATTTTGCAAGAGGCAAGCttctcatttcctttttaaattaaaagaatttataataatgatagtagtagtagtaattaaGTAAGCTTGGGTAAGAAGCCTAGTGAGAAGGGAAGTATCCAGAATCACTATAATTTTTCCCCCAAGCTAAACAACACTTGGGAAAACATCTGAAACAAAGACTTCTTCTGGAGCTTTGAAAGTTGagtatttttcttcttattttgcaACTGTTGTGATCCAATTTTCAAACTATCCTGCCTTGGATTTATCTGTGGCCAATTTGACACCCTCCCTCTTGTATTGCAAAGAATTTTGGAGGCTTTTTCTGCAAAGCCAACCCATGGGGAGGGTATGAAAATAGTCAAGATAGTGGTTATAAAGAAtattaaaagggggtggggcttctgtCTCACAGccctggttgccatcttgacttttttatcaCCATCCCCACAGACTCCCTTAGAAACCACTTTGCATGGAGTGATTGTGTTGGCCTGGGTTTTCCAGCACCCCTAACAGAGCTAAGAGAGTTTCCTAAAACATACCCAATAGATATTATGGCTGAAAAtttaagaagaaaacatcagCCATGGTGAGATGGTTTTCCTGTAGGAAATCTCTTTGAGAAATGCAGGACAATTGAGTCAATAAATGGAACCTGCTGAACCCCCTGGCATCTTCAAAACTTGGTTTCAGAATTCATCCAGCATGATAACTAGGCTAGATTTCTTAAGAGGCACAATAATGCTTTTTGTGGCATTTCTAGCACATGCCATCACCCCATAATCTGTATGAGAACGTGGTGATTCTGGCATGGCTGTATTTTGCAGCTGGCATTGGTAAGAAAGGGAAATGGGCTTGCCCCTACTCATCTAGTACCTGTGGCGATTGACATTTGAAACTGTTTTTCCACTACTGTTAGCTCCTGTCTTGGAGTGGGCAGTGTTTTGCAGTCAAGgttgtgtgttgtgtgttttttgttctttaacttcctaagtgtcatgttcactgtttcaatgtagttcatacatcgtaatgtttcacatgccatggcgctgacgcgcgtttctgtttgggagggagctgctgtgagaccttgtaccaagctctgtatctgtgttccttacaatggaatgtgtttgggttatgtgctctgctcaaggccttttcccgcggaccatcagaagctgttaggagcacctgggattgtggacttgggaagattctacggggggagggatctcatttgcaccgagggtttttagtttgcatttggcgcgctttcatcattctcagctttctctgtgatcctgcacactattctttaataaatcagatatctttgaagtcctgctcatgagtctgatagtgttttagaataggcaaccattacactaagcCTCTTGAGAGCTGGTGGGAGAGTGACAGCAAGGGGAAAAGATTACCAGAGGTGGCCTACCCCCAAACTTATAATCCACAGTTTGTGCTTTTTAGAACACGAGATCTTTTGAAGTATGAAATAGCTGGATTAAGCCTTGCATCTGTTTGACGCACGTATGTGTCTAACTTCCAAGGCAAAAAAGTGCCCTTGTTAAAAATTGACATGATCTGGGAGTGCACCATGGGGCCATAGACAGTTTTGGGGGCATATTACCAAGCTATTTTGAATAAGTAGAAATAATGAAATAGCTTATTAAGTAGCAAAGGAAATAAAGtataaaaagatataaaaggTAATTCCCAGCATCATTTCTCTTGGTGTctgcctctctttttctttctttctcccttcattttatacTGTTTCTCTCACATTGTCTCTTTTTAGGAATCTCAGAGCAAGAGAGAGTGTGATGTTTAGAGCCTGTCCaatattcattcatccatccatccattcatccttcATCTCCTATGCCATTCCCACCAGGAAGAACCCCCCTGCCCACTGTTCACAGAATAAGAGATGCCAGCAGGCAAATGCATATGCTCAAACCTTTCCTGTGCTTTCCCTAGTCAAGCCTCCAGGTTTGGGCAGGCACTACCTGACAGTTTCATTTTTGTGAAGGCTGAACTGTACTAGCCAAAGCAGAGTGAACTGGCGGGCAAAAGATACAGCAAGTTGGAACTCAGCAGTAGAATTCAGCAGCTAGATGTAGGACAGGTAAGGTGGCATGTTTCAGATGTGTTAGACTCTGTATCTCACAATCGTCATCCTTCATATTAGCTGGGAACGTGAGAGAGAAAGCCCAAACCATTTGGAAGCTTAGATCACCTTTTCAAAGGCTATGATTGGGATGCCAAGCTTACAGATATCcccatctctttctctttattctcCTCAAAAAAAACCCCCTACTTCCTTAGGCAACTGTCAGatgttctacagcagtgtttttcaaccttggcaactgttaagatgggtgaacttcaactcccagaattacccagccagcatgctgcctggggaattctgggagttgaagtccacactttttaaagttgccaaagttgtaAACTGCTGTCCTACAGCTTTCCCAAAGGTATTGCCTTAGAATTAGAATTAACTCCATTATTGGTGACGATTACTGTAGTAACTTTGAATGAGTATTGTCCTAAGGAGCCTTTTAAAGCAGGTAAGATTTGATGCCCAGTTGTGTTTCTTCACCTGGTCTGATCTCTCTGGAGAGGACAATCATTTGCCATCTTCCTGGCTTCCCAGCTAAATGTGCTTCATGAAAGCTATCAGAAATGGTTCCCACTCACAAGTGGGGAGCTGTTAAAtgccattttctctctttcttgcagCTTTGAACGGCTGCTCCTTCATGCCCTCTGCCAGTACATGGACCTCGTCTCTGCCAGTGAGAATCTAAATTCTAATATAcatgtgtatttttatatttttaagcttGCTTGCTGTTGACTTACTGCTATCTCTCCCAACCAGTAAGGGCTAGGCCTCCAGGAGCTGCCTCCCAGTTTACAATCTATCCTTCCAGGCAGATGGTTAATCAGGCCATTGTTGAATACCCATTTAAAGGCACAGCATCAGAGTTTAGCAAGAAGATTCTCAAATTCTTGGTTAAAAATTTGGCCAAAAAAAAATAGTCCCAATATAGGTTCTAGATAGTCTGGCTTAGTCTCAGACCTTATTTTCAGTTCCAGAACTCTGATGTAATAATGAATAATGAAGTGCTAACCAGGCATGTATAGAATTATTTCCATTTTCCCTAAGTGAACACAGTGAATGTCTCCATAAATTTAAGGAGCAGAATTTCAAGGTCAGTAAAGCAAAGAGTaaaccaacctagcagttcgaaaacatgccaatgtgagtagattaataggtaccgctttggcgggcaggtaacggcgttccatttagtcatgccagccacatgaccatgggaagtgtctacggacaaacgccagctcttcggctttgaaacggagatgagcaccgccctctagagtcggacacgactggacttaatgtcaagggatacctttacctttacctaaagcaaAGAGCAACTTTTTGGAAGGACTGAAATCTGGCACCTCTCATGGATGGGAGCTGCCCTCTTGGAAGCAGCTTGACCTTCTTTCAAGATATTCTTGGTTTAGTAAACGCTGTCCTATTGTTTTATAATTCCTGGGGCAGTTTCTATCAAAGATGCTGGCAGGAGGCAGAGTTAAGTGTTCTCTTTCTGTAGCCACAGAAGTTGTAAATATTTAATGGGGTGTGGTAAGTGAGAGTACTTAAGACCTGTTGAAGAAGGCTGTGGAAAGTGTACACCTGGTGTATTGCAAATTATTGCCAATATTTTAGAACAGATCTCTCTCAAGGGATGCTGGCAATGAgtgataacattcagaagcagggACGGGGATCTTCCAGACCACAGGCCAGATCCAGCTTCTGTTTGCCTCCTTAAAGTTGTGCCCATCTTGACAGGGTTTGCATGCTATGTTTGACTGCTTATAGGGTGTAGTTAGCAGGCTGTGCAGACCCCAGTGCCAAAAGGAGAGGGTCAGTTTTACACCCAGACAGCTTTGCATGAGCTTGAGCTATGTTGTCCTGCTCAGCCATATCCAGCaataagagagagccagtttggtctagtggttaaggcaccgggctagaatccaggagactgagagttctagtcctgccttaggcatgaaagctggctgggtgactttgggccagtccctctctctcagcccaacccacctcacagggttgttgtggggaaaagaggaggaggagggagtattaggtatgtttggtgccttgagttatttataaaaataatagaggtgggataaaaaatattttaaaaataattaaaaaggaggGTAACATAGAATTAACTTTTCTGGTCACCTGCAGATCTTCTGCATACAGAATGTACTGTATGCACTATTACGTTGCAGCCCTATAGCCAATATACTGTGGATGATATTTTAATTGAGGGTACCTTTCTCCCCCAACCTTTCTGCAGTGGCTGCGATTTCAACTGAGCTACtgcagattttgttttatttttatgcatagtttttttaaagacaattaCTCAGCCTTTGCAAAGGTAGCTAGGGGGCTGCTGAAAACTGCTGTTCTAACCTGGGCAGCTGGTTACTGATTGCCTGCCATGGCTTCCCCAGGTAAGTAATTAGCCGCAGGGAGTAGCAGACTTGGTCACCTTTAGCATGCAAAGCGGCCTCTGAGAGTGGAGAAAGGACTTGGCTCTGTCAGGGATTATCAGGATGTCAGAATTTGCAAGACGACAGACAAAGGATcctgatcaaagccctgccccttttatacacacagacaaaagaggtggggcttctcTTGCAAGGCCACACCCACCATCTTGCAAATTTGGATCTCCCACGTGCCTCTGCCTCCCCTTGCCTTACCCCCAGGAAAGGAGCTGGCTAAGCATTGTGGCATCTTCCAATGGCACTTTTGCCAAACTAAACAAGGTGCTACAGCAGTGTTCCTTAACCTTGGCCACaataagatgtggggacttcaactcccagaattcctcagccaccatgctgactggggaattctgggagttgaagtccacacatcttaacgtggccaaggttgagaaacactgtgctacagGAATTGGGCAATGAGATATGGAGTGTGCATGCCATATAATGAGCACACACATACTCTGGTTAATGGGCTCTTCGTTTCTGAAAATTGGCACATAAGTGGGGATGCCCACGTTTGTCTGGGTGGGCTGTATATAAGGGAGGGTGGAATAGCTTTGCAGCCCTAGCTTGGTGGCATCCCTCTCGGAGTGAATGCATTCCTTGCCCCACCAGAAAGGAGGTCAGAGCAGGGGGACTCCTGTAACCAAGTTATGCCTTTTAAAATGTGGCTTCGTTTTGAACATCTCTGTCCCCAGGTTCAAACTACGAAGGCAAACGCCAAATGAAGGTTAGCAACAAACGCACTGTCTTTTTGCCTCCTGAGCTGCTGCTGTCCACTTACCTGGAGCAAATGAGCTGATACTCCGTGGGAAACGAtgtccccttccctccccaggcCTTCTTTGGAGACGTCTGCTTTCATTGCCTTGCAGTATTCAACACCAATCAC contains:
- the R3HDM4 gene encoding R3H domain-containing protein 4 isoform X1; amino-acid sequence: MVGLKRGAAGGLRGSREEPLPVAPLDQPYGRIEDCLPTLASASAKRFSPAKRKQYYIDQAIRNSDLIPRAKGKKSLQRLENTRYLMTLLERDDCTSEEGDLAHPAPPSIFTEACSNETYMKIWNDFMNRSGEEQERVLLYLEEEASKKPKNKLPDKAEIKWKEHPPFAPKDCFQRISRRLRTTLKRSRIPMETLEGLEEELLAFFSTNPHAVYTAMMDNSFERLLLHALCQYMDLVSASSNYEGKRQMKAFFGDVCFHCLAVFNTNHVPWGRFSHLRIR
- the R3HDM4 gene encoding R3H domain-containing protein 4 isoform X2 translates to MVGLKRGAAGGLRGSREEPLPVAPLDQPYGRIEDCLPTLASASAKRFSPAKRKQYYIDQAIRNSDLIPRAKGKKSLQRLENTRYLMTLLERDDCTSEEGDLAHPAPPSIFTEACSNETYMKIWNDFMNRSGEEQERVLLYLEEEASKKPKNKLPDKAEIKWKEHPPFAPKDCFQRISRRLRTTLKRSRIPMETLEGLEEELLAFFSTNPHAVYTAMMDNSFERLLLHALCQYMDLVSASSNYEGKRQMKVSNKRTVFLPPELLLSTYLEQMS